A region from the Phycisphaerales bacterium genome encodes:
- a CDS encoding ferric reductase-like transmembrane domain-containing protein has translation MSVAYRAIQWNRHKRLYDLAIVAATLILLITFATITSLTHAGAEAISPPILAMRALGLTSLTLLHVALAIGPLARLSTRFAPLLYNRRHLGVTIFLLALLHALIAIGFYGGFGVRNPASALLDATHDYASISRFPFEILGFVAFLILFVLAATSHDFWLKNLTPRVWKSIHMLVYLAYALLVLHVALGIMQSEPSRFIPIALILGLATLTTLHLAAAFKQKRKDALTTPTDPATSWLDAGSIDDIAPSRAVSICTKAGPPIAVFRDTTTIAAISGVCAHQGGPLAEGQILDGCITCPWHGYQYRPESGAAPPPFDDRVPTHEVRIEGRRILVNPKPRPLNDPATPAPIP, from the coding sequence ATGAGCGTCGCCTATCGAGCCATCCAGTGGAACCGCCACAAGCGTCTCTACGACCTCGCGATCGTCGCCGCCACGCTCATCCTCCTCATCACCTTCGCGACGATCACCTCCCTCACCCACGCGGGCGCCGAGGCCATTTCACCACCCATCCTCGCGATGCGCGCCCTCGGCCTCACCAGCCTCACCCTCCTCCACGTCGCCCTCGCCATCGGCCCTCTCGCCCGCCTCTCCACACGCTTCGCCCCGCTCCTTTACAACCGTCGCCATCTCGGCGTCACCATCTTCCTCCTCGCCCTCCTCCACGCCCTGATCGCGATCGGCTTCTATGGCGGCTTCGGCGTCCGGAACCCCGCGAGCGCCCTCCTCGACGCCACACACGACTACGCCTCCATCAGCCGTTTCCCCTTCGAGATCCTCGGATTCGTCGCCTTCCTGATCCTCTTCGTCCTCGCCGCCACCAGCCACGACTTCTGGCTCAAGAACCTCACGCCCCGCGTGTGGAAGTCCATCCACATGCTCGTCTATCTCGCCTACGCGCTCCTCGTCCTCCACGTCGCCCTCGGCATCATGCAGTCCGAGCCCTCACGATTCATCCCAATCGCGCTGATCCTCGGCCTCGCCACACTCACCACGCTCCACCTCGCTGCCGCCTTCAAGCAGAAACGCAAGGACGCCCTCACAACACCCACAGACCCCGCCACATCCTGGCTCGACGCCGGCTCCATCGACGACATCGCCCCCTCTCGCGCCGTCTCGATCTGCACCAAAGCCGGCCCGCCCATCGCCGTCTTCCGCGACACTACCACCATCGCCGCGATCTCCGGCGTCTGCGCCCACCAGGGCGGCCCCCTCGCCGAGGGCCAGATCCTCGACGGCTGCATCACCTGCCCCTGGCACGGCTACCAATACCGCCCCGAATCCGGCGCCGCCCCACCACCCTTCGACGATCGCGTCCCCACCCACGAGGTCCGCATCGAGGGCCGCCGCATCCTCGTCAATCCAAAGCCGCGCCCGCTCAACGATCCCGCGACACCGGCACCGATCCCGTAA
- a CDS encoding adenosylcobalamin-dependent ribonucleoside-diphosphate reductase, translating into MKITRKFTTKGQDAFDSVKWAKRSSRITNPDGSVVFEMKDAWLPESWSQLAVDIMVSKYFRKAGVPQCEFTSAGRVARDTAGAIKPILESGKPQTGPEKSAEQVIHRLAGCWRYWGETHNYFDSADDAQAFYDELVYMMVHQMCAPNSPQWFNTGLNYAYGISGPAQGHWIVDPNTGTPKLADDAYTHPQPHACFIQSVDDDLVNEGGIMDLWVREARLFKYGSGTGTNFSHLRGDGEKLSGGGKSSGLMSWLRIGDRAASAIKSGGTTRRAAKMVCLDMDHPDIAEFINWKVREEIKVQAMVEGLRLLKKHDPGVAKQCEELKLTLNYDFNGEAYQTVSGQNSNNSVRIPDSFFEAIDKDTSWDTTWRITGKVAHTYRARDLWDQIGFAAWRCADPGVQFDSTINAWHTCPSAGRINASNPCSEYMFLDNTACNLASLNVLRFYDDKARTFDHERFEHGVDLWTIVLEISVLMAAFPSKQIAELSYRFRTLGLGYANLGAMLMQAGIPYDSDEARAICATLTSILTGRSYRMSALMASEHGPFPGFDDDRDSMLRVIKNHRLAAHGTSRTSKDYIDLTIRPVPIDHDLITKSRKAGTLRVANTDALLKRATTVWDDALALGEKHGYRNAQTTVIAPTGTIGLLMDCDTTGVEPDFALVKFKKLAGGGYFKIANESVEPALHALAYSPLHVRDIMTYILGTLTLNTPLPSGTGTLRKFLADRGVTTVDLNAIEASLPGVFELLFAFSAWSLSEDSLRACGIAPEAAKADSSFNLLAALGLSDDDISALNLAICGTATIEGAPHLKAAHLPIFDCANKCGKLGKRFIAAEGHIRMMAAAQPFISGAISKTINLPNEASVDDIKSCYRLSWELGLKANALYRDGCKLSQPLSATADEAKNELKKDSAKETKKDEPSKDLRPDPTTSGALAPAVATPASSIQAPEPIIQIVHKPMRRRLSDTRRSITHKFNVAGHEGYLTVGLYDDGMPGELFITMSKEGSTIGGLMDSLGTATSVALQYGVPVSSLVGKFSFQRFEPAGMTTNSDIPIAQSLVDYIFRWMGMQFIPGFREQYAPKRESSPKPSSVIEFQPRSDWSAPPATEDASRFVAPPSVDDDWADDHADDAAITSASRTVIVESSSVEITGTQVTASSTLSVAMESMGDAPACDICGNVTVRSGTCHKCLNCGNSMGCS; encoded by the coding sequence ATGAAGATCACGAGAAAGTTCACCACCAAAGGCCAGGATGCATTCGACTCTGTGAAGTGGGCCAAGCGCTCCTCCAGGATCACCAACCCCGACGGGTCGGTGGTCTTCGAGATGAAGGACGCCTGGCTCCCCGAGTCGTGGTCGCAGTTGGCCGTGGACATCATGGTCAGCAAGTACTTCCGCAAGGCCGGCGTGCCGCAGTGCGAGTTCACGTCCGCCGGGCGCGTCGCGCGGGACACCGCCGGCGCCATCAAGCCCATCCTCGAGTCCGGCAAGCCGCAGACCGGCCCGGAGAAGTCCGCCGAGCAGGTGATCCACCGCCTCGCCGGCTGCTGGCGCTACTGGGGCGAGACGCACAACTACTTCGATTCCGCCGACGACGCCCAGGCGTTCTACGACGAACTCGTCTACATGATGGTCCACCAGATGTGCGCGCCCAACAGCCCCCAGTGGTTCAACACCGGGCTGAACTACGCCTATGGCATCTCCGGGCCCGCCCAGGGCCACTGGATCGTCGACCCCAACACCGGCACGCCCAAACTCGCCGACGACGCCTACACCCACCCCCAGCCCCACGCCTGCTTCATCCAGTCCGTCGATGACGACCTCGTCAACGAAGGAGGCATCATGGACCTCTGGGTGCGCGAGGCCCGACTCTTCAAATACGGCAGCGGCACCGGGACCAACTTCAGCCACCTCCGCGGCGACGGCGAGAAACTCTCCGGCGGCGGGAAGTCCTCCGGGCTCATGTCTTGGCTTCGCATCGGCGACCGTGCCGCAAGCGCGATCAAATCCGGCGGCACCACACGCCGCGCCGCCAAGATGGTCTGCCTCGACATGGACCACCCCGACATCGCCGAGTTCATCAACTGGAAGGTCCGCGAAGAGATCAAAGTCCAGGCGATGGTCGAGGGCCTGCGCCTCCTCAAGAAGCACGACCCCGGCGTCGCCAAGCAGTGCGAGGAACTCAAACTCACGCTGAACTATGACTTCAACGGCGAGGCCTACCAGACCGTCAGCGGTCAGAACTCCAACAACTCCGTCCGTATCCCCGACTCCTTCTTCGAGGCGATCGACAAGGACACCTCGTGGGACACGACATGGCGCATCACCGGCAAGGTGGCGCACACCTATCGCGCCCGCGACCTCTGGGACCAGATCGGCTTCGCCGCGTGGCGCTGCGCCGATCCGGGCGTCCAGTTCGACTCGACCATCAACGCCTGGCACACCTGCCCCAGCGCCGGCCGCATCAACGCGAGCAACCCCTGCAGCGAGTACATGTTCCTCGACAACACCGCCTGCAACCTCGCCTCGCTCAACGTCCTCCGCTTCTATGACGACAAGGCCCGCACCTTCGACCACGAGCGCTTCGAGCATGGCGTCGATCTCTGGACCATCGTCCTCGAGATCAGCGTCCTCATGGCCGCCTTCCCAAGCAAGCAGATCGCCGAACTCTCGTATCGCTTCCGCACCCTCGGCCTGGGCTATGCCAATCTCGGCGCCATGCTCATGCAGGCGGGGATCCCCTACGACTCCGACGAGGCCCGCGCCATCTGCGCCACACTCACGTCGATCCTCACAGGCCGCTCGTATCGCATGAGCGCCCTCATGGCCAGCGAGCATGGTCCATTCCCGGGCTTCGATGACGACCGCGACTCCATGCTCCGCGTCATCAAGAACCATCGCCTCGCGGCCCACGGCACGTCGCGCACGAGCAAGGACTACATCGACCTTACCATCCGCCCCGTCCCCATCGACCACGACCTCATCACCAAGAGTCGCAAGGCCGGCACGCTCCGCGTCGCCAACACCGACGCCCTCCTCAAGCGCGCCACCACCGTCTGGGACGACGCCCTCGCCCTGGGCGAAAAGCACGGCTATCGCAACGCCCAGACCACCGTCATCGCGCCCACGGGCACGATCGGCCTGCTCATGGATTGCGACACCACGGGCGTTGAGCCCGACTTCGCCCTCGTGAAGTTCAAGAAACTCGCCGGTGGCGGCTACTTCAAGATCGCCAACGAGTCCGTCGAGCCGGCCCTGCACGCGCTCGCGTATTCGCCGCTCCACGTCCGCGACATCATGACCTACATCCTGGGCACGCTCACGCTCAACACGCCGCTGCCCAGCGGCACGGGCACCCTCCGCAAGTTCCTCGCCGATCGCGGCGTCACCACGGTTGATCTCAACGCGATCGAGGCCTCGCTCCCGGGCGTCTTCGAACTTCTCTTCGCCTTCTCGGCGTGGTCGCTCTCGGAGGATTCGCTCCGGGCGTGCGGCATCGCCCCCGAAGCCGCCAAGGCCGACTCGTCCTTCAATCTCCTCGCCGCGCTCGGCCTCTCCGACGACGACATCAGCGCCCTCAACCTCGCGATCTGCGGCACGGCCACCATCGAGGGCGCGCCGCACCTCAAAGCCGCCCACCTTCCTATCTTCGACTGCGCCAACAAGTGCGGCAAACTCGGCAAGCGCTTCATCGCCGCCGAGGGGCACATCCGCATGATGGCCGCCGCCCAGCCCTTCATCTCCGGCGCGATCTCTAAGACCATCAACCTCCCCAACGAGGCCTCGGTCGATGACATCAAGTCGTGCTACCGCCTCTCGTGGGAACTCGGGCTGAAGGCCAACGCCCTCTATCGCGACGGCTGCAAACTCAGCCAGCCCCTCTCCGCTACCGCCGACGAGGCCAAGAACGAACTCAAGAAGGACTCGGCCAAGGAGACGAAGAAGGACGAGCCTTCCAAGGACCTCCGCCCGGACCCTACCACCTCTGGTGCCCTCGCCCCGGCTGTGGCGACGCCGGCCTCCTCGATCCAGGCGCCTGAGCCCATCATCCAGATCGTCCACAAGCCCATGCGCCGCCGACTCAGCGACACGCGTCGCTCCATCACCCACAAGTTCAACGTCGCCGGGCACGAGGGATACCTCACCGTCGGGCTCTACGACGACGGCATGCCCGGCGAACTCTTCATCACCATGAGCAAGGAAGGATCCACCATCGGCGGCCTCATGGACTCGCTCGGCACCGCCACCAGCGTCGCCCTGCAATACGGCGTCCCTGTCTCCAGCCTCGTCGGCAAGTTCTCCTTCCAGCGCTTCGAGCCGGCGGGCATGACCACCAACTCCGACATCCCCATCGCCCAGAGCCTCGTCGACTACATCTTCCGCTGGATGGGCATGCAGTTCATCCCCGGCTTCCGCGAGCAGTACGCCCCCAAGCGTGAGTCCTCCCCCAAGCCCTCCAGCGTCATCGAGTTCCAGCCCCGCTCCGACTGGAGCGCCCCGCCGGCGACCGAGGACGCCTCCCGCTTTGTCGCCCCGCCTTCGGTCGACGACGACTGGGCCGACGACCACGCCGACGACGCGGCCATCACCTCCGCCTCGCGCACCGTGATCGTTGAGTCTTCGTCGGTCGAGATCACAGGCACCCAGGTCACCGCCTCCTCCACGCTCTCGGTGGCGATGGAGAGCATGGGCGACGCCCCCGCCTGCGATATCTGTGGCAACGTCACCGTTCGTTCGGGCACCTGCCACAAGTGCCTGAACTGCGGCAACAGCATGGGCTGCAGTTGA
- a CDS encoding four helix bundle protein: MKAANTLPQREAAGLASQMRRSAVSVPSNIAEGFGRGSRVDYTRFLKVARGSLFELDTQLQLARDMGYITTRGHESLHADWNDVSKVLAGLIRHMQSPKAASSATNAESRITNADSKGSLKHGRRKATES; encoded by the coding sequence ATGAAGGCTGCGAACACGCTCCCGCAGCGTGAAGCAGCTGGACTTGCATCGCAGATGCGTCGTTCGGCCGTCTCGGTTCCGAGCAACATCGCCGAAGGATTTGGGCGTGGCAGTCGAGTCGACTACACACGATTCCTGAAAGTTGCCCGAGGAAGCCTGTTCGAACTCGACACACAACTGCAACTCGCCCGTGACATGGGATACATCACGACACGAGGTCACGAGAGTTTGCATGCCGATTGGAACGATGTCAGCAAGGTGCTCGCGGGCCTCATTCGACACATGCAATCGCCCAAAGCCGCGAGTTCGGCAACGAATGCCGAATCACGAATCACGAATGCCGATTCCAAAGGTTCCTTGAAGCACGGACGCAGGAAGGCCACAGAATCATGA
- a CDS encoding dCTP deaminase, with the protein MLAPLKPAPPVQRAAPHHGVRRTRGQNNEFSDVNHARARDILFILLGLRSYCVRKSDSLTKGQIQTSNAAHHRRSRATNARDGDRQRRRDRRHGWDHGTDRLTGTRVDSVGVLSDKQIRKQVKITPFEDAVKRPGKISFGVSSYGYDVRVGTHFKIFTPTPKTGQVAVVDPKRFTDDLMVEVDTAKLGLDHVVIPPNSFALCETVEYIEIPRDILVVCVGKSTYARCGLIVNVTPLEPEWRGKVTLEISNTTPLPAKVYANEGIAQFIFLKADEVCEKSYADKGGKYQDQGGLTLPRVD; encoded by the coding sequence ATGCTTGCCCCCCTCAAACCTGCTCCGCCGGTACAACGGGCAGCCCCACATCACGGGGTTCGCAGGACGCGAGGCCAGAATAACGAGTTCTCGGACGTCAATCACGCCCGAGCACGCGATATTCTGTTCATTTTGTTAGGACTACGATCGTACTGTGTTCGAAAATCGGACTCCCTCACCAAGGGTCAAATCCAAACCTCGAACGCCGCACATCACCGTAGGTCGCGAGCCACCAACGCCCGCGACGGCGACAGACAGAGACGACGCGATCGACGCCACGGGTGGGACCACGGCACCGATCGCCTAACAGGGACACGGGTGGACAGCGTGGGCGTGCTCTCCGACAAACAAATCCGCAAGCAGGTCAAGATCACACCCTTCGAGGACGCCGTCAAGCGCCCGGGCAAGATCTCCTTCGGCGTTTCCTCCTACGGCTACGACGTCCGCGTCGGGACCCACTTCAAGATCTTCACGCCCACGCCCAAGACCGGGCAGGTCGCCGTCGTCGATCCCAAGCGCTTCACCGACGACCTCATGGTCGAGGTGGATACGGCCAAACTCGGGCTCGACCACGTCGTCATCCCGCCGAACTCCTTCGCCCTCTGCGAGACCGTCGAGTACATCGAGATCCCGCGCGACATCCTCGTCGTCTGCGTCGGCAAGAGCACCTACGCCCGCTGCGGCCTCATCGTGAACGTCACGCCCCTCGAGCCCGAATGGCGCGGCAAGGTCACGCTCGAAATCTCCAACACCACGCCGCTGCCGGCGAAGGTCTACGCGAACGAGGGCATCGCCCAGTTCATCTTCCTCAAGGCCGACGAGGTCTGCGAGAAGAGTTACGCGGACAAGGGTGGGAAGTATCAGGATCAGGGTGGATTAACGTTGCCGAGGGTTGATTAG
- a CDS encoding flagellar basal body P-ring protein FlgI, with protein MTPVVRAVPDALRGTIGTEATIRGAQPQLVSGFGIVVGLNGTGGKPLPDKIRATMEREIQMRSIGPDGSIAPGSKIRLSDPNVAVVVVQAAIPPGAPDGATFDVAVSAVNADSLEGGLLYTTAMRIGAPSLLGSRQTREIGEARGPIFLNPFADPGREDEGVTRTAGRILGGGRVTNALKLELVLDNASHGRATAMVEAINSRFPASRYGDRDEVARGRDASSIALRVPSWYKDRASEFLELVGHLAIDRRASEQRARQYVEALKAEPVLASELSWCLEAIGDKALPYCREMYEYPELNPRLAALRAGARLGDVRTAEPLMKIVTSSKGLERLDAIALLSDLSGPNIDLSLRGLLEDTDLATRIAAYEALAKRAEKRQLATLAGRYLRGGAGELSPAYVEELSKVALPAGSIEGVQREMVAGSFFVDYVPVGDPLVYVTQQGRPRIVVFGKDLTLDKPFLASAWSERMMLVCDGDGGPVRALYRDPEGRSTKTTVRGDLRDLIRMFAQHPSVDDQRPGFALSYSEVVGALHELRGSGVGPYRFATEDDRLRGLLVAASNTLAAKDRPETADDAPQADAVVPVLADRATIEAASEFRPRIVPIPPKSK; from the coding sequence GTGACGCCTGTGGTGCGCGCGGTGCCCGATGCGTTGCGCGGGACGATCGGGACCGAGGCGACGATCCGTGGCGCGCAGCCGCAGTTGGTAAGCGGGTTCGGGATCGTGGTGGGGTTGAACGGCACGGGCGGGAAGCCTCTGCCCGACAAGATCCGGGCGACGATGGAGCGTGAGATCCAGATGCGGAGCATCGGGCCCGATGGGTCGATCGCGCCTGGGTCAAAGATCCGATTGAGCGATCCCAACGTGGCGGTAGTGGTGGTGCAGGCGGCGATCCCGCCCGGCGCACCCGACGGCGCGACGTTCGACGTGGCCGTCTCGGCGGTGAACGCGGACAGCCTCGAGGGCGGTCTGCTGTACACGACGGCGATGCGGATCGGGGCGCCCTCGCTGCTGGGCTCGCGACAGACGCGCGAGATCGGCGAGGCGCGAGGGCCGATCTTTCTCAATCCGTTCGCGGATCCCGGACGCGAGGATGAGGGCGTGACACGGACCGCAGGGCGAATCCTGGGCGGCGGTCGCGTGACGAATGCTCTGAAACTGGAACTGGTCCTCGACAACGCGAGCCACGGACGGGCGACCGCGATGGTCGAGGCGATCAACTCGCGGTTCCCGGCCTCGCGCTACGGCGACCGCGACGAGGTGGCCCGCGGGCGCGACGCGTCGAGCATCGCGCTGCGCGTGCCGTCGTGGTATAAGGATCGGGCGTCGGAGTTCCTGGAACTGGTGGGGCACCTGGCGATCGATCGACGGGCGTCCGAGCAGCGGGCGCGGCAGTATGTAGAGGCGCTCAAGGCCGAGCCGGTGCTGGCGTCGGAGTTGTCGTGGTGCCTGGAGGCGATCGGGGACAAGGCGCTGCCGTATTGCCGGGAGATGTACGAGTATCCCGAGTTGAATCCCCGTCTGGCGGCGTTGCGGGCGGGCGCCCGGCTTGGGGACGTCCGGACGGCCGAGCCTTTGATGAAGATCGTGACCTCGAGCAAGGGCCTCGAGCGGTTGGACGCGATCGCCCTCCTGTCTGATCTGAGCGGCCCGAATATCGATCTCTCCCTGAGGGGGCTCCTGGAAGACACGGACCTCGCGACGCGGATCGCGGCGTACGAGGCCTTGGCCAAGCGGGCCGAGAAGCGCCAGTTGGCGACGCTCGCCGGACGATATTTGCGAGGAGGGGCGGGGGAACTCTCGCCGGCGTATGTCGAGGAGTTGTCGAAGGTGGCGCTCCCCGCTGGTTCGATTGAGGGTGTCCAGCGGGAAATGGTCGCCGGGTCGTTCTTCGTGGACTACGTGCCCGTGGGCGATCCACTGGTGTATGTGACCCAGCAGGGGCGCCCCAGGATCGTGGTCTTCGGGAAGGATCTAACGCTCGACAAGCCGTTCCTGGCGTCGGCGTGGTCGGAGCGGATGATGCTGGTGTGCGATGGAGATGGCGGACCGGTCCGGGCGCTCTATCGCGACCCCGAGGGGCGTTCGACCAAGACCACCGTTCGAGGCGATCTCCGCGACCTGATCCGGATGTTCGCCCAGCATCCTTCCGTGGACGACCAGCGCCCCGGCTTCGCGCTGTCATACTCGGAGGTGGTGGGGGCGCTGCACGAGTTGCGCGGGTCGGGCGTAGGGCCCTATCGGTTCGCGACCGAGGACGATCGACTCCGCGGGTTGCTGGTGGCGGCGTCGAACACGCTGGCGGCGAAGGACCGCCCGGAGACCGCCGACGACGCGCCGCAGGCGGACGCAGTCGTGCCCGTGCTGGCGGATCGCGCGACGATCGAGGCGGCATCAGAGTTCCGCCCACGGATCGTGCCGATTCCACCCAAGAGCAAGTAA